One region of Paenibacillus polymyxa M1 genomic DNA includes:
- a CDS encoding TIGR00730 family Rossman fold protein — MNSICVFAGSRPGHSSVYVEAAGKLGEAMARQHIRLIYGGSSRGLMGKVADELLAGDGQVTGIMPTLLFDAEIIHQGVTEFIEVASMHERKAAMSEMADAFIALPGGLGTFEELFEVLCWAQIGIHRKPIGLLNVNGYFDPLIEMVRHSVQEGFTGADHPALLSISADPDELLHMLKNKAENLK; from the coding sequence ATGAATTCTATTTGTGTATTTGCAGGGTCCAGACCTGGACATTCATCGGTATATGTTGAGGCCGCAGGCAAGCTGGGTGAAGCTATGGCTCGCCAGCATATCCGTCTAATTTATGGTGGCTCCAGCAGGGGGCTGATGGGTAAAGTAGCGGATGAACTGCTGGCGGGTGACGGTCAGGTCACCGGCATTATGCCCACCCTGTTATTCGATGCAGAGATCATTCATCAGGGAGTTACCGAGTTTATTGAGGTAGCAAGCATGCATGAACGTAAAGCGGCGATGAGTGAGATGGCCGATGCGTTTATAGCCCTTCCGGGTGGCTTGGGAACCTTTGAGGAGTTGTTCGAGGTATTGTGCTGGGCGCAAATCGGCATACATCGCAAGCCCATTGGGCTGCTGAATGTGAATGGATATTTTGACCCGTTGATAGAAATGGTACGTCATAGCGTGCAGGAAGGGTTTACCGGAGCTGATCATCCAGCACTACTGAGTATCTCTGCGGACCCGGATGAATTGCTGCATATGCTGAAAAATAAGGCAGAGAACTTGAAATAA
- the cobJ gene encoding precorrin-3B C(17)-methyltransferase → MSPLGKLLVIGFGPGDMEHITKRALDALAESEVIIGYNTYVDLICPLLNGQEIVRTGMTEEVSRAQEAVRQAEMGKKVAVISSGDAGVYGMAGLVYEVLMQKGWRREDGVEVEVVPGISAIQSCASLLGAPVMHDACTISLSDHLTPWETIVKRVEAAASADFVIALYNPRSGRRTRQIVETQSILLRYRDPQTPVGLVKSAYRERQQVIVTTLEDMLNHDIGMLTTVIIGNSSTTVYDGLIVTPRGYQRKYTLDATEQVLKPHQRLRTEAEPWSLGAQEDRALSAPQGGGTLTAPTEPSASGAAVATQARPQAMAAVQVTPAKQTGAAPASLAAEALGRLAVGGKLPGEANARWSGQAPTAQSAVGTAAGAGAGAAAGKAPGGFGKPALFEVGVSPGVGNKKFTARQMALLAEVAGDDGELEYTPDHQIVLRVPCLDPEELVGQLRDEQFIVMPIGDVFKVKACDFCNMEKDDAVPVAEHLQVVLGGLQAPKETSIALNGCGMACYGAVLEDIGIVYRKGGYDLFLGGKKFGRNAHAAQSVAEGIPGDQITDIVESIIAEYKEKGHPNERFHKFFKRVGIVAGFRHEDAPATVEVNAVCGD, encoded by the coding sequence ATGAGCCCATTAGGAAAATTGCTAGTGATTGGATTTGGACCAGGAGATATGGAACATATCACAAAACGTGCATTGGATGCGCTGGCCGAAAGTGAGGTCATTATCGGCTACAATACCTACGTTGATTTGATCTGTCCCTTGTTGAACGGACAGGAGATTGTACGCACAGGGATGACAGAGGAAGTAAGCCGTGCGCAGGAGGCGGTTCGCCAAGCAGAGATGGGCAAGAAGGTAGCCGTCATTTCCAGTGGAGATGCTGGGGTCTATGGCATGGCAGGGCTAGTGTACGAAGTGCTGATGCAAAAAGGCTGGCGTCGCGAGGACGGGGTTGAGGTGGAAGTTGTGCCGGGGATCTCGGCTATTCAATCCTGTGCTTCGTTATTGGGAGCGCCAGTTATGCATGATGCTTGCACGATCAGTTTGAGTGATCATCTGACCCCGTGGGAAACAATCGTGAAGCGTGTAGAAGCTGCGGCTTCGGCTGATTTTGTGATTGCATTATACAACCCGCGTAGTGGTCGGCGTACCCGCCAGATTGTGGAGACGCAGTCCATTTTGCTTCGTTACCGTGATCCGCAGACTCCGGTTGGGCTGGTGAAGAGTGCTTATCGTGAACGTCAGCAGGTTATTGTGACGACGCTGGAAGATATGCTGAACCATGATATCGGGATGCTGACGACCGTAATCATCGGCAATTCCTCGACGACAGTGTATGACGGCTTAATCGTGACTCCACGCGGCTATCAGCGTAAATACACGCTGGACGCGACCGAACAGGTGCTCAAACCGCATCAGCGGCTTCGCACGGAAGCGGAGCCGTGGTCGCTGGGCGCGCAAGAGGATCGCGCGCTGAGTGCACCGCAGGGAGGCGGAACTCTGACTGCGCCTACTGAGCCTTCCGCGAGCGGTGCTGCGGTTGCGACGCAAGCACGTCCGCAAGCGATGGCTGCTGTACAGGTGACGCCTGCGAAGCAAACCGGAGCGGCCCCAGCATCGCTGGCAGCAGAGGCGCTCGGTCGCCTTGCTGTTGGCGGCAAGCTGCCAGGCGAAGCCAACGCTCGCTGGAGCGGGCAAGCGCCTACCGCCCAGAGCGCCGTTGGAACGGCAGCAGGGGCCGGAGCAGGAGCTGCGGCTGGGAAGGCACCAGGCGGCTTTGGCAAGCCAGCGCTGTTTGAAGTGGGGGTTTCCCCGGGCGTGGGAAACAAGAAGTTCACTGCTCGGCAGATGGCACTGCTCGCCGAGGTAGCGGGTGATGACGGCGAGCTGGAATACACGCCAGATCATCAGATTGTGCTGCGCGTGCCGTGCCTAGACCCCGAGGAACTGGTCGGACAGTTGCGGGATGAACAATTCATTGTCATGCCGATCGGCGATGTGTTTAAGGTCAAGGCATGCGACTTCTGCAATATGGAGAAGGATGACGCAGTGCCTGTGGCTGAGCACCTACAGGTTGTACTCGGCGGATTACAGGCACCCAAGGAAACGAGCATTGCTTTGAACGGATGCGGCATGGCCTGCTATGGAGCGGTACTGGAGGATATCGGAATTGTCTACCGCAAGGGAGGATATGATCTTTTCCTCGGCGGCAAAAAATTCGGCCGTAATGCTCATGCCGCTCAGTCCGTAGCGGAAGGAATTCCGGGTGATCAGATTACGGACATCGTGGAGAGTATTATCGCTGAATACAAGGAAAAAGGGCATCCGAACGAGCGTTTTCATAAGTTTTTCAAACGTGTAGGCATCGTTGCGGGTTTCCGGCATGAAGATGCACCGGCAACAGTAGAAGTGAACGCGGTTTGTGGTGATTAG
- a CDS encoding sirohydrochlorin chelatase, which yields MDAILLVGHGSRDPEGNQELLEFAQAVADRAPGTCVETCFLELARPSIAEGVQACVEKGATRVVLIPIILFAAVHAKIDIPMAIDRAKAKYPQVEFVYGRPIGVHEKIVSILLDRLKETRPVAVPAGMHSTVEASAEVSNEETAVLVLGRGSSDPDANSDFFKITRMLWEKLSYTWIESSFIGVTQPSFPDGLERCVRLGAKKIIVLPYFLFTGVLIKRIEEMTQEFAEAHPALQVEMGGYFGFHPQLVELVLERANEGLFGKVTANCDNCQFRLEAQEHHHHHHDHDHDHHHQHDHDNDHDHHHDHDHHAHEHDHHHEHHTHHHAHDHVHAHSHNDHDHDHSHTPSVVNVTGQVNGS from the coding sequence GTGGATGCAATATTGTTGGTTGGACATGGAAGTCGGGACCCAGAGGGTAATCAGGAACTGCTGGAATTTGCACAGGCGGTGGCAGATCGGGCGCCAGGTACGTGTGTAGAGACCTGTTTCCTAGAGTTGGCACGCCCTAGTATTGCCGAAGGAGTACAGGCGTGTGTGGAGAAAGGGGCGACACGTGTCGTTCTTATTCCGATTATTTTGTTCGCAGCAGTGCACGCCAAAATTGATATCCCGATGGCTATTGATCGGGCAAAGGCAAAATATCCGCAGGTGGAATTTGTATACGGACGCCCGATTGGCGTTCACGAGAAAATCGTTAGCATACTGCTGGACCGCTTGAAAGAGACCCGTCCGGTTGCCGTTCCAGCGGGGATGCATAGCACGGTGGAGGCATCTGCCGAGGTATCCAACGAAGAGACAGCGGTACTTGTATTAGGACGCGGAAGTAGCGATCCAGATGCGAACAGTGACTTTTTCAAAATCACCCGTATGCTGTGGGAGAAGCTTTCTTATACATGGATAGAAAGCAGCTTTATCGGTGTGACGCAGCCTTCTTTTCCCGATGGATTGGAGCGTTGTGTACGATTGGGGGCCAAAAAGATTATCGTGCTTCCGTATTTTCTGTTCACTGGGGTGCTGATTAAGCGCATCGAAGAAATGACCCAGGAATTTGCTGAGGCTCACCCTGCATTACAAGTGGAAATGGGCGGATATTTTGGCTTCCATCCTCAATTGGTTGAGCTGGTGCTGGAGCGAGCTAATGAAGGCTTGTTCGGTAAGGTTACGGCTAATTGTGATAACTGCCAGTTCCGTCTGGAAGCTCAGGAGCATCACCATCATCACCACGACCATGACCACGACCACCATCACCAGCATGATCACGATAACGACCACGACCATCATCACGATCATGATCACCATGCACATGAGCATGATCATCATCACGAGCACCATACACATCACCACGCTCACGATCATGTCCATGCTCACAGCCATAATGACCATGATCACGATCATTCACATACGCCGTCTGTAGTGAACGTAACCGGGCAGGTGAATGGCTCATGA
- a CDS encoding uroporphyrinogen-III synthase — protein MAQRMAGKRVALAGPRKAEEMALLVMKMGGEPVERPAQGTVFLDDIELRNAVVSWVKNPPDWYIFTTGMGLDALFDMAEDMGVAEQIIELLQSSNIAARGYKTVNGLKKRGFTPAVRDEDGSLIGLTRAFGPYDLKGKEVLLQLHGDPAPRLVEWLDKQGAVTRQVLPYKHIPPEEAKLQALLDDVINRTIDAVTFTSGPQIRFLAQYARGQNRFEDLLEAFREDVIAVSVGKVTAQSILEEGIERVVFPTEERMGAMMVELGKYFEHSDSVNGCGLKSVNGHLK, from the coding sequence ATGGCACAACGCATGGCAGGTAAGAGAGTCGCTCTTGCCGGTCCCCGTAAAGCAGAAGAAATGGCACTGCTAGTTATGAAGATGGGGGGCGAGCCAGTAGAGCGTCCGGCCCAGGGGACTGTTTTTCTAGATGATATCGAGCTGCGCAACGCTGTTGTATCGTGGGTGAAGAACCCTCCGGACTGGTACATCTTCACGACCGGTATGGGACTGGATGCTCTGTTCGATATGGCGGAGGATATGGGCGTGGCCGAGCAGATTATAGAGCTGCTGCAATCCTCCAACATTGCAGCACGGGGCTACAAGACGGTCAATGGACTCAAAAAGCGTGGCTTTACGCCAGCAGTACGGGACGAGGACGGAAGTTTGATCGGATTGACACGGGCCTTTGGCCCATATGATCTGAAGGGGAAGGAAGTGCTGTTGCAACTGCATGGAGACCCGGCCCCCCGGTTGGTAGAGTGGCTGGATAAGCAGGGCGCAGTGACCCGCCAAGTACTTCCTTATAAGCATATCCCACCTGAAGAAGCAAAATTGCAGGCGTTACTAGATGATGTTATAAACCGTACGATTGATGCCGTTACGTTCACGAGTGGCCCACAAATCCGGTTCTTGGCCCAATATGCGAGAGGGCAAAATCGATTTGAGGATTTACTGGAAGCTTTTCGTGAAGATGTAATTGCTGTTTCGGTAGGCAAGGTGACCGCACAATCCATTTTGGAAGAAGGGATTGAACGAGTCGTGTTTCCAACTGAAGAGCGCATGGGTGCGATGATGGTGGAGCTGGGCAAATATTTTGAACATAGTGATTCGGTGAATGGCTGTGGTCTGAAGAGCGTGAACGGTCATTTGAAATGA
- the cobK gene encoding precorrin-6A reductase: protein MIFMLCGTSDARELALQIRDIGFNVLTSVVTESAAASLSEAGLDVRTGRMTADEMGAMIREKGIQAVVDASHPFAEEAHANAMAAARESGVPYIRYERTGLVYDNHPLLHIVPSYEEAALEAKQLKGSVMLTTGSKTLGTFTKHLLGDPEIRLVARMLPRLDNMEKCGELGMEQKNIIAMQGPFSRELNEALYKHFGTTVMVTKESGRTGAVDEKVQSALDLGIHVILISRPEVEFGTVFDHFDGVIDVLRTATGKISI, encoded by the coding sequence ATGATTTTCATGCTGTGTGGAACGAGCGATGCACGGGAATTGGCGCTGCAAATTCGTGACATTGGCTTTAATGTATTGACTTCGGTCGTAACCGAAAGCGCGGCGGCCAGCTTGTCCGAAGCAGGACTGGACGTGCGTACAGGCCGAATGACAGCCGACGAAATGGGTGCAATGATTCGGGAGAAGGGGATACAGGCTGTTGTTGATGCCAGTCATCCTTTTGCAGAGGAAGCACATGCGAATGCGATGGCAGCCGCTCGCGAGTCGGGGGTTCCTTATATCCGCTACGAGCGGACGGGACTAGTGTATGACAATCATCCGTTGCTCCATATCGTTCCTTCCTATGAAGAAGCGGCATTAGAAGCGAAGCAACTCAAAGGCTCTGTCATGCTTACGACGGGCAGTAAGACGCTTGGCACGTTCACCAAGCATTTACTCGGAGATCCGGAGATTCGTCTGGTTGCACGTATGCTGCCGCGTCTGGACAATATGGAGAAATGTGGCGAACTGGGGATGGAGCAAAAAAATATTATTGCTATGCAGGGACCCTTTTCCCGTGAGCTGAACGAAGCATTGTACAAGCACTTTGGTACGACCGTAATGGTCACCAAGGAAAGCGGACGCACAGGAGCAGTGGATGAGAAGGTTCAATCTGCTCTGGACCTGGGTATCCACGTCATTTTAATTTCCAGACCGGAAGTGGAATTTGGAACGGTATTTGATCATTTCGACGGAGTAATTGATGTACTGCGCACAGCAACTGGGAAGATTTCAATTTGA
- a CDS encoding GerAB/ArcD/ProY family transporter: MKQFTTRQIVLLGILMEVGITLIHAPAQAADHANQHAYWTCVIAAIVLCLPIWAMLRLKRRFPDQDLMQAMVSSHPVLGRLLLAIYLILFLIIFARDLRIITDLVEVVLLPLTPIVVVSLIVLLTMVFMVKGGMSTLINMTEIFVPLLIVTLLTMPLFFGGNMDFSMLRPYLHPEVDGVIKGSWRMLGYMADIMIVPFVISGKSYNGRSAWFGHLLGTAILIMLVLLSELVIGVPILSRLFYPSYELVRQLQLTDFLDRFDLFVAALTVPTFLTKIGVDLYVTSLAVKRMFAHVWGSLMVWPVGLLGYVCSFMLFSNIVQIYDFSREWTAVMVIFFVFMPFLLWMLLRPKFKGSGNDDKSSSGRERDRSDQKEGQQESETGHTHL, from the coding sequence ATGAAACAGTTCACAACCAGACAAATTGTGCTGCTTGGTATATTAATGGAGGTCGGTATTACTCTTATACATGCTCCAGCGCAGGCAGCAGATCACGCGAATCAGCATGCCTACTGGACCTGTGTAATTGCAGCTATTGTGCTATGCTTGCCGATTTGGGCGATGTTGAGACTCAAGCGGCGCTTTCCTGATCAGGATCTGATGCAGGCGATGGTAAGCTCTCACCCTGTGCTGGGGCGTTTACTGCTTGCAATTTACCTTATTTTATTCCTGATCATTTTTGCGCGGGATTTGAGGATTATTACCGATCTGGTGGAGGTGGTGCTTTTGCCGCTGACTCCGATTGTGGTCGTATCTCTTATTGTGCTATTGACTATGGTATTTATGGTTAAAGGTGGAATGAGTACACTCATCAATATGACCGAGATTTTTGTCCCGTTGTTGATTGTGACGCTGTTGACTATGCCGCTTTTTTTTGGAGGTAATATGGATTTTTCAATGCTGAGACCCTATTTACATCCGGAGGTAGATGGAGTGATCAAGGGTAGCTGGCGCATGCTCGGATATATGGCCGATATCATGATCGTTCCCTTTGTGATTTCTGGGAAGAGCTATAATGGACGTAGTGCATGGTTTGGGCATTTACTCGGAACCGCTATTCTGATCATGCTGGTGTTGCTGTCGGAGTTAGTGATTGGAGTTCCTATCTTGTCACGACTGTTTTATCCATCGTATGAACTGGTGCGTCAGTTGCAGCTAACGGACTTCCTGGATCGGTTCGACTTGTTCGTGGCAGCACTGACCGTACCCACCTTTCTTACGAAGATTGGAGTTGATCTGTACGTTACCAGTTTGGCGGTAAAGCGTATGTTTGCCCATGTCTGGGGGAGTCTGATGGTTTGGCCCGTAGGTTTGTTAGGTTATGTCTGTTCGTTTATGCTGTTCTCCAATATCGTACAAATTTATGATTTTAGCCGGGAATGGACTGCGGTGATGGTCATTTTTTTTGTATTCATGCCCTTCTTGCTGTGGATGTTGCTACGGCCCAAATTTAAAGGGAGTGGCAACGATGATAAGTCCTCATCTGGTAGGGAGAGGGATAGAAGTGATCAGAAAGAAGGCCAGCAGGAAAGCGAAACAGGACACACCCACTTATAA
- a CDS encoding Ger(x)C family spore germination protein, producing MKPTSNTQQMRKAAVLCCLLLCSVLLGGCWDRREVNDVAFVMGTGLDKEGDQYRVTMQIALPGQLGSSGSTGGGGGTSGTKSYYLESKTGPSFRGASTEEQREVSRTLNYSHRRVLLLGETLAREGINKMMDVIARIPQNRLSSLVVITKGSAMEMLQADAPIEQYPAEMVRELNFSYMKNPRSVKLLMNSVLLEGIDPVVPVMSLVKNGPDSLKDKKTNIQVDGLAVFRQDRLTGVIDNHLSRFLLLGMEQAKETEIFIPPPKGRGYISVHLIENKVHIKPFIRGNEIRMTIHMNCNGNVKENETSFDISREENLKWLEQQTVEEIKRELGEAVKEIQQKYHSDVLGLGRAIITNHPDEWKRIKPQWEQLYPKVEVTIDPVVHIENIGAVTKPFGVKKEQIQNE from the coding sequence ATGAAGCCCACATCGAATACACAGCAAATGCGTAAAGCAGCTGTACTCTGTTGTCTACTGCTTTGTTCTGTTCTTTTGGGAGGATGTTGGGATCGTCGTGAAGTGAATGATGTGGCCTTTGTGATGGGGACCGGGCTTGATAAGGAAGGCGATCAATACCGGGTAACGATGCAAATTGCTCTGCCCGGACAGCTCGGATCTTCGGGCAGCACAGGAGGAGGGGGAGGTACAAGTGGTACGAAGTCCTACTACCTGGAGTCCAAAACAGGTCCAAGCTTTCGGGGAGCAAGTACTGAGGAACAGCGAGAGGTTTCGCGGACGCTGAATTATTCTCATCGACGGGTGCTGCTGCTCGGGGAGACGCTGGCACGAGAAGGGATTAACAAAATGATGGATGTCATTGCACGTATTCCGCAGAACCGCCTGTCTTCCCTTGTTGTTATCACAAAGGGGTCAGCGATGGAAATGCTTCAGGCAGATGCTCCGATTGAGCAATATCCAGCGGAAATGGTGCGTGAGCTCAACTTTTCCTATATGAAGAACCCTCGTTCCGTTAAATTGCTGATGAATTCCGTCCTGCTGGAAGGCATTGATCCGGTAGTGCCGGTAATGTCTCTGGTGAAGAATGGGCCTGATAGTCTTAAAGACAAGAAGACAAATATTCAGGTCGATGGACTGGCTGTCTTTCGACAAGACAGGTTAACAGGGGTTATTGATAATCACCTCAGCCGGTTTCTACTGTTGGGTATGGAGCAAGCCAAGGAAACAGAAATTTTTATCCCCCCTCCCAAAGGTAGAGGTTACATATCTGTGCACCTCATCGAAAATAAAGTCCATATCAAGCCCTTTATTCGGGGGAACGAAATTCGAATGACTATTCATATGAACTGCAATGGGAATGTGAAGGAAAATGAGACGAGCTTCGATATTTCCAGAGAGGAAAATTTGAAGTGGCTGGAGCAGCAGACGGTCGAGGAAATCAAGAGGGAGCTGGGAGAGGCCGTCAAGGAAATCCAGCAAAAGTATCATTCAGACGTGCTTGGCTTGGGCCGGGCTATAATTACGAATCACCCGGATGAGTGGAAACGGATTAAACCTCAGTGGGAGCAATTGTATCCCAAGGTGGAGGTCACCATAGATCCGGTCGTCCATATTGAGAATATCGGTGCGGTCACCAAACCATTCGGGGTCAAAAAGGAGCAAATCCAGAATGAATAA